Part of the Oncorhynchus keta strain PuntledgeMale-10-30-2019 chromosome 31, Oket_V2, whole genome shotgun sequence genome, AAccgacagaaacacacacaggaaagCTCAGTAACACTACCAACAAGACACAGCAAAATGTAAGAGATAGTGAGTACATTTATACGGTAAAATAAATATCTGATTAAATCACCAAACTGTACCTGTCTGCGGCGTCGGATGAGGATGAcagtgaggatgaggaggaggacgaAGATGACGGCTGCGGCACAGATGGTGACCAACAGCCACACGTCCATGGGGACTCGCTCTGTCCATCAGAACAACATCAAGAGAAACAGAATCAGTATGCAAGTTCTACACTGGTAACTTTACATTTACACTGATAACTTTACATTTACACTGATAACTTTACATTTACACTGATAACTTTACATTTACACTGATAACTTTACATTTACACTGATAACTTTACATTTACCTCAGATTACTTTAAATGTACCCCAGATAACTTTACATTTACCCCAGATAACTTTACATTTACCCCAGTtgggtcggcagggtagcctagtggttagagagttgaactagtaaccggaaggttgcaagttcaaacctcccgagctgacaaggtacaaatctgttcctaacccaccgttcctaggctgtcattgaaaataagaatttgttcttaactgacttgcctagttaaataaaggtaacaaataaaataaagataACTTTACATTTACCCCAGATTACTTTACATTTACACTGATAACTTTACATTTACACTGATAACTTTACAGCCTATCAAACCAATAAAGAAGTATTAACGTATGACAGTATGTGGTTTTCAATAATAgtattataattttttaaaagTGATATAATGTATTTATGGGTATACTTTACTGAAATATACCTCTATGCTCATATTCACACACTGAATAGCATACCCGTAAGGTAGGTGTGCAAAGCACACGTCAGAGCTTCCTTCTTTACAGGCTTATAGTACTGTCTGCTATAAGTACATTGTACTTCATTACTGTAGTAGTACTGTGGTACTATACTGTTTAAAGTGCTGCAGTAAGCATGGCCACTGGCCAGTGAGGCTAATTTCACCCTAACCTCAATAGGTACAACCTAAcctacacacacattcaccacaCACCCTAACCACATCCTGACCATGTCACTTCCTGTTTCTCCTTTCTCACCTATCTTCAGAGTGATCTCCACTGATGTCAGCTTGGTTTTGTTCCTCCACAATTCACACCTCCACCTCCCACCATTTCCATACGTCGCTACGGGGATGGTGAgaagggtggggtggggggaggagtctaaagggaggagggaggagtgatGTGGTGGGATCCATTTCACttccaggtcagaggtcagaggctGGCCCAGGGTACAGGTGAGGTTGACCTCCTGACCTAAAAAGGCCACTGGACCTGGAGAGGTAAAcactggacaggagagagagagcaagagagagagagagagagagagagagagagagagagagagagagcgagagcgagacagagaaagaaagaaaattcaCCTTTTTGATGTGATAAAAAGGCAGAGAcagacaaaacatttttttttcttttttttacaaaaacgtggagaaacacttttttttttgttaGTATCCATCCAGCTGGCATATTATCCTGGCAGAGAGAAACCTCATTATACACTATTAAAACAAGTGGAGCCAGACAAGTGTATTATCCAATGAATTAGACACAGGACACAATACACCGGGGACAGACTGTTCCCAATGAACGACAGAAGGAAATGAGAAAACTGTCTGCAATAAACAGAAGCATAGAAAGAGGGAGTTGCATTGCCATGATGATGGTCTGGCGGGTTTGAATGACAgtgaagggagaaagagggaaagagggatagagagcgaAGAAGGGAAGGTTAGAGAAATGTCGGGTGGTACTGATTGTACAATTGAGCGCTGACAAAATCAAAGTGATTTGTCACTCCTCACTTTTGTAGGCAGAAAGAAGGGGGAAATAAGTAAGGGAAGAGTTaaaaggaaggaggaaggaaggtaGCGACAAAGTTAGAAAGTAAAGAaggtaggaaggaaggagaaggacaTTTTCTCGGGACTGCCACAAAGCTTGACTTACCCTGTAGCACCTCCACACGCATTTCTCTCTTCAGGGTGTCGTCCCTCTGGAACTCCACAGCGCAGGTGTAGTCGCCCCTGTCCCCCTCTGTCACCCCTTTCTTTGACAGGGAGAGGTTTATACTTTTCCTCTGCAGGGCTGAGACATCCAGCCCTCTCTTCTGATTGGCCACCCAGGCTAATGGAGGCCCCGGGGAGAGGTTGGCGAGGGTCTGGACGACCCCAGTGAGGGAGCCTGCCGCTGGGCTTGGGGTAAAGGTCCAGCGGCCTCCCTGGATGCTCTTCTCCTGGCTGTCTGACCAGGATAGAGGAAGCGGAATGGAAAAGAAACATGGcagatgaagaagagagagggaggagacagaggtgtAGATAGGCTGTGGATGAGCAGGGTAGAGGtctgagaaggggagagagattgagagagtgtgagagagcaagagagagaggagagagaatgagagacagagataggcaaccagtgaagaacaaacactattgtaaatacaacccatatttatgcttatttattttatattgtgtcctttaactatttgtacattgtatatatatatatatatatgacatttgtaatgtctttactgttttgaaacttctgtatgtgtaatgtttactgttcatttttgttgtttttcaccttatatattcactttgtatgttgtctacctcacttgctttggcaatgttaacacatgtttcccatgccaataaagcccttgaattgaattgaattgaattgataggaAAGGGGCAGTTTAACCTCAGTCTGAAGACATTTTACCTCTTGAGGGGAAATGATTTAATCTAGAAGACCATAAACCATAATCTAGAATACCATACAATTTAACACTTACCTATTACAGTAACAGGGGTGTTGGCATAGGCTTCCCTGCCCTGGTATGTCACCACACAGGTCCACTCTCCATTGTCTTGGCCAGTGACATTCATTACTGTCAGGCCCCCGTTATTTCCAATCTGGGCACGCTTGTCCTTGTTCAGGTCCTGTTTCTGGGGACTAAGCCATCTTCTCTGTGTCCCCTCAAATATTTCCTTTATGTCACAATTCAGATTAAGATTCTTCCCAGCCAACAGGGGAGAGACTGGCTGTACACtcactgagagaggagagatggagagacagagaaatagagagagacagagagagagagagagagagagagagagagagagagagacagagacagagacagagacagagacagagacagagagagagagagagagagagagagagagagagagagagagagagagaaatatagagaaagagagggagagagagagagagagagagagagagagagagagaaggggtaaaCAAAGGTACATTTGTATACATGCGTGTGCAGTACTTATTTCACCCACATGATGGTGACAGAACACAATGTCCCCATTTCCTTCCTCATCTTTCTCATAACAAACATGAGACATACGAATCCATTCTCTCTATCACTCTGCACTTACCACGGGACAGTCTGAATGTGGTGACTGAGGTCATTTGTGTTGGCCTGAAATCTTTCAGTTCACATTTGAAGGATTTGAAGTCCTCCAGTCTGATTTTGTTGATGATCAGGGAGAAGTCTGTCTTGGACAGAGACAGCCTGTCTTTCCACTCTGGATCTGCATGTCAATAATCAAGTGAttaatagtagtattagtagtagtagtgtgaaTGAGAAATGTGTCTTCTTGCTGTCTTATATTATTCCCAACCCACCTGGACACCACACAAACATATGAGAACGTGGAAGCAGCAGACGGCTACCTGCAGAGGCAGAGCAGTAACCCTGAGCAGGTCAAGGGTTAAGTGCTCAAGAGAACAACAGTAGTAGGCACCTGATATTCTGTTTGCCAGCAACCCTCAAATTGTAAGCTCGTCAAAATCAGGTTAAAAAAAAGCCAACTACCAAATACTGTTTAGCTCAATATGTTTCTAGCTAAAAAAATAAAAGGTCACGCTTGATTAAAGCTGGATACCCTCTAGCACTAATCTCACTCACCTATTGTCTCTCGACCCTGGGCGTTGCGGAATATCAAAGATTTTTGGTCCATCCCAAAGTACCATTGTACCGTCACCTTTTCTGAACCCCACTTCAATCTGGGGAGTGTGACCGTCCCTCCCACCTGACCATACACCACATTTTCAGCCCCTGAGGGAGAACACAGAAggcaagatatatatatatatatatatatatatatatatatatatatatactttacgTCCAATAGTAAGTTCCCTTTACAGAAATGTATCTGTTGctatataatataacatagagTATAAACACTCTCAGAAAATTCTCTCTTACCTGTTGAAGAGATGAACAAAGCAATAACGATTGAAAGGAATCCAGAAACATAATTCATTTTGTAGCTTCTCCTGAAAACAAAGAGCAACAAACGCTGAATAAGGCGACTTGCTATAGTCATGCATTTCCTGTCACCCAAGACCAAATACTGTGGAAACAAATCAACAGTTCACATCAAGTAGTAGCGCTTCTTCTTGGATATTAAAAGGTATTGTTTAACCCAGCTATACCTTTTATATCCTACAGTATGACGATATTTTGATGTCAGCAAAAACTGTCACTGAAGAG contains:
- the LOC118364237 gene encoding uncharacterized protein LOC118364237 isoform X1 — protein: MNYVSGFLSIVIALFISSTGAENVVYGQVGGTVTLPRLKWGSEKVTVQWYFGMDQKSLIFRNAQGRETIDPEWKDRLSLSKTDFSLIINKIRLEDFKSFKCELKDFRPTQMTSVTTFRLSRVSVQPVSPLLAGKNLNLNCDIKEIFEGTQRRWLSPQKQDLNKDKRAQIGNNGGLTVMNVTGQDNGEWTCVVTYQGREAYANTPVTVIDLYPAHPQPIYTSVSSLSLLHLPCFFSIPLPLSWSDSQEKSIQGGRWTFTPSPAAGSLTGVVQTLANLSPGPPLAWVANQKRGLDVSALQRKSINLSLSKKGVTEGDRGDYTCAVEFQRDDTLKREMRVEVLQVFTSPGPVAFLGQEVNLTCTLGQPLTSDLEVKWIPPHHSSLLPLDSSPHPTLLTIPVATYGNGGRWRCELWRNKTKLTSVEITLKIERVPMDVWLLVTICAAAVIFVLLLILTVILIRRRRQQVMMPRRGKRRFCNCQDPKPKGFYRN
- the LOC118364237 gene encoding uncharacterized protein LOC118364237 isoform X2; amino-acid sequence: MNYVSGFLSIVIALFISSTGAENVVYGQVGGTVTLPRLKWGSEKVTVQWYFGMDQKSLIFRNAQGRETIDPEWKDRLSLSKTDFSLIINKIRLEDFKSFKCELKDFRPTQMTSVTTFRLSRVSVQPVSPLLAGKNLNLNCDIKEIFEGTQRRWLSPQKQDLNKDKRAQIGNNGGLTVMNVTGQDNGEWTCVVTYQGREAYANTPVTVIDLYPAHPQPIYTSVSSLSLLHLPCFFSIPLPLSWSDSQEKSIQGGRWTFTPSPAAGSLTGVVQTLANLSPGPPLAWVANQKRGLDVSALQRKSINLSLSKKGVTEGDRGDYTCAVEFQRDDTLKREMRVEVLQVFTSPGPVAFLGQEVNLTCTLGQPLTSDLEVKWIPPHHSSLLPLDSSPHPTLLTIPVATYGNGGRWRCELWRNKTKLTSVEITLKIERVPMDVWLLVTICAAAVIFVLLLILTVILIRRRRQVMMPRRGKRRFCNCQDPKPKGFYRN